One stretch of Streptomyces hygroscopicus DNA includes these proteins:
- a CDS encoding CopY family transcriptional regulator encodes MRRLGELEAEIMDRLWAWQRPTTVREIVDDINEHRPVAYTTVMTVASILYNKGWLLRAKEGRAWVYSPVRSREEYTAALMEDALGTSEDRSAALAHFVQQMGPEEVSALRKALRATGRRTRA; translated from the coding sequence ATGCGACGGTTGGGGGAGCTCGAGGCGGAGATCATGGACCGCCTCTGGGCTTGGCAGCGTCCCACCACAGTGCGGGAGATCGTGGACGACATCAATGAGCACCGCCCGGTCGCCTATACCACGGTGATGACCGTCGCTTCCATCCTCTACAACAAGGGCTGGCTGCTGCGCGCCAAGGAGGGCCGGGCGTGGGTGTACTCACCGGTCCGCAGCCGCGAGGAGTACACCGCCGCCCTGATGGAGGACGCGCTCGGCACCAGCGAGGACCGCTCCGCCGCCCTCGCCCACTTCGTCCAGCAGATGGGCCCGGAGGAGGTCAGCGCGCTGCGCAAGGCACTGCGGGCCACGGGGCGGCGGACCCGGGCGTGA
- a CDS encoding membrane protein codes for MTAALALGCYAAAVGSLAPKALARSAWPHRAPGLAVAVWHGLVLSFTIALALTTYHLVTPTWHLHNGMSGLLRFCGLTLDARIPGPVGVPAIAVPALVVLLPLICFGHELLRARRVRARHRGVLDMVGRRSAHWRATVLDHDTPAAYCLPGRRPRIVVSAGALRLLSPAQLESVLEHERAHIAGRHHLALAATEAFARVFRWLPLAREAKAQTALLLEMAADDRALRRHPREALVSALYAMAAGHAPGGAFSVGGPDALVRLRRMLDARRRPHPALRGLVVAAAVAVPLLPPLLGCAPGMG; via the coding sequence GTGACGGCCGCCCTCGCCCTGGGCTGCTACGCCGCCGCGGTCGGCTCGCTGGCACCGAAGGCGCTGGCGCGCAGCGCCTGGCCGCATCGCGCACCCGGCCTGGCGGTTGCCGTTTGGCATGGATTAGTCCTGTCATTCACCATCGCGCTGGCTCTGACCACTTATCACCTCGTCACCCCAACTTGGCATCTTCATAATGGAATGTCCGGCTTGCTCCGGTTCTGTGGGTTGACGTTGGACGCCCGCATCCCGGGCCCGGTCGGCGTTCCGGCCATCGCCGTACCGGCCTTGGTGGTACTGCTTCCGCTTATCTGCTTCGGCCATGAGCTGCTGCGGGCCCGGCGCGTTCGCGCCCGGCACCGGGGCGTGCTGGACATGGTCGGCCGGCGCTCGGCGCACTGGCGCGCCACCGTGCTGGACCATGACACGCCCGCGGCATACTGCCTGCCCGGCCGCAGGCCGCGGATCGTCGTGAGCGCGGGCGCGCTGAGACTCCTCTCCCCCGCCCAACTAGAGTCCGTACTGGAGCATGAGCGCGCGCATATCGCGGGCCGCCACCATCTGGCACTGGCGGCCACCGAGGCGTTCGCCCGGGTGTTCCGGTGGCTGCCGCTGGCGCGCGAAGCCAAGGCACAGACGGCACTTCTGCTGGAGATGGCCGCGGACGACCGGGCCCTGCGCCGCCATCCGCGCGAAGCGCTCGTCTCAGCCCTGTACGCGATGGCGGCGGGCCACGCCCCCGGCGGGGCCTTCAGCGTCGGCGGACCGGACGCCCTGGTCCGGTTGCGGCGGATGCTGGACGCCCGGCGGCGTCCACATCCGGCGCTGCGTGGCCTGGTGGTGGCCGCCGCGGTGGCCGTACCGCTGCTGCCCCCTCTGCTCGGCTGCGCCCCCGGGATGGGATAA
- a CDS encoding ABC transporter permease, producing MSSLSQVAPGYRAHHTLPLRVEAVRQLRRRRTLVMALVLALLPFVLVAAFAIGGTPEGREDRVTLMATATASGANLAATALFVSAAFLLVVPVALFCGDTVASEASWSSLRYLLAAPVPRARLLGSKLAVALAFSAAAMVLLPLVALAVGGVAYGWGPLRMPTGGELPIGDALVRLALVVLYIFLSQLVTAALAFWLSTVTDAPLGAVGGAVGLTIVGNVLDAVTALGSWRDFLPAHWQFAWADALQPHMEWGGMVKGVSVSVAYALVFLAFAFRGFGRKDVVS from the coding sequence GTGAGCTCCCTGTCCCAGGTCGCGCCCGGCTACCGGGCCCATCACACCCTGCCGCTGCGGGTCGAGGCCGTACGACAGCTACGCCGCCGCCGGACCCTGGTCATGGCGCTGGTGCTGGCGCTGCTGCCGTTCGTCCTCGTCGCCGCCTTCGCCATCGGCGGCACCCCCGAGGGGCGGGAGGACCGGGTCACTCTGATGGCCACGGCCACCGCCTCCGGCGCGAACCTCGCCGCCACCGCGCTGTTCGTCTCGGCCGCCTTTTTGCTGGTGGTGCCGGTGGCGCTGTTCTGCGGTGACACCGTGGCCTCCGAGGCGAGCTGGTCCTCGCTGCGCTATCTGCTGGCCGCGCCCGTGCCCCGGGCCCGGCTGCTGGGGAGCAAGCTGGCGGTGGCCCTCGCCTTCAGCGCCGCCGCCATGGTGCTGCTGCCGCTGGTCGCGCTCGCGGTGGGCGGCGTCGCGTACGGCTGGGGGCCGCTGCGGATGCCCACGGGCGGTGAACTGCCGATCGGGGACGCCCTCGTCCGGCTCGCCCTCGTGGTGCTGTACATCTTCCTGTCCCAGCTGGTCACGGCCGCTCTGGCGTTCTGGCTCTCGACCGTCACCGACGCGCCGCTGGGCGCGGTGGGCGGCGCGGTGGGGCTCACCATCGTGGGCAATGTGCTGGACGCGGTCACGGCGCTCGGCTCCTGGCGCGACTTCCTGCCCGCGCACTGGCAGTTCGCGTGGGCGGACGCACTCCAGCCCCATATGGAGTGGGGCGGAATGGTGAAGGGCGTCTCGGTGTCCGTCGCCTACGCGCTGGTGTTCCTCGCGTTCGCCTTCCGTGGCTTCGGCCGCAAGGACGTGGTGTCCTAG
- a CDS encoding von Willebrand factor A yields the protein MIIKKRLATGALGLLAALACGLISPPSAMAGEPAPDSPKVELVLDVSGSMRARDVDGDTRMAAAKQAFNEVLDATPEEVRLGIRTLGANYPGKDRVAGCRDSEQLYPVGQVDRTEAKAAVATLRPTGWTPIGLALRGASKDLSSGEGTRRIVLITDGEDSCGQPDPCDVARELAAQGTHLVVDTLGLTLDRKVREQLSCIAEATGGTYTAIQHRDQLSSRIKQLVRRSADTPVQTPTPVRGAAQCAKAPYLGSGLYSDRESFGEHRWYRMQVAPGQELRASASVAVDRAVDPDYGVLLRAMTPGGRELVRGSEAGSGRTDVMSSGLRYPVADVDDDEDKTARTVCLELSQSFSAPASVKRAPGLPVELAVDVVGNDDPPADVAAFGLGRGWMLLGALAVGGLLAGLLWGWLARWRVTVWRSN from the coding sequence GTGATCATAAAGAAACGTCTGGCGACAGGCGCGTTGGGGCTGCTCGCGGCCCTCGCCTGCGGCCTGATATCCCCTCCCTCCGCCATGGCCGGCGAACCGGCTCCCGATTCCCCGAAGGTCGAGCTGGTGCTCGACGTCAGCGGCTCCATGCGGGCCCGCGACGTCGACGGCGACACCCGGATGGCGGCAGCGAAACAGGCGTTCAACGAGGTGCTGGACGCCACGCCCGAGGAGGTGCGGCTGGGCATCCGCACCCTCGGCGCCAATTACCCGGGCAAGGACCGCGTGGCCGGCTGCCGGGACAGCGAGCAGCTCTACCCGGTGGGCCAGGTGGACCGCACCGAGGCCAAGGCGGCCGTCGCCACGCTGCGCCCCACCGGCTGGACGCCCATCGGGCTCGCGCTGCGCGGCGCGTCCAAGGACCTCTCCAGTGGCGAGGGGACCCGCCGGATCGTGCTGATCACGGACGGCGAGGACTCCTGCGGTCAGCCCGACCCGTGTGATGTGGCCCGTGAACTGGCCGCCCAGGGAACCCATCTGGTCGTCGACACGCTCGGGCTGACGCTGGACCGCAAGGTCCGCGAGCAGCTCAGCTGCATCGCCGAGGCCACCGGTGGCACCTATACGGCGATCCAGCACCGGGACCAGCTCTCCAGCCGTATCAAGCAACTGGTCCGGCGCTCCGCCGACACCCCCGTGCAGACGCCCACACCGGTGCGAGGCGCCGCACAGTGCGCGAAGGCCCCCTACCTGGGCTCCGGCCTCTACAGCGACCGGGAGAGCTTCGGCGAACACCGCTGGTACCGGATGCAGGTGGCGCCCGGTCAGGAGCTGCGGGCCTCGGCGAGCGTGGCCGTGGACCGCGCCGTCGACCCGGACTACGGCGTTCTGCTGCGGGCGATGACCCCGGGCGGCCGGGAGCTGGTGCGCGGCAGCGAGGCGGGCAGCGGCCGTACGGACGTCATGTCCAGCGGGCTGCGCTATCCGGTCGCCGATGTGGACGACGACGAGGACAAGACCGCGCGGACGGTGTGCCTGGAGCTGAGCCAGTCCTTCTCCGCGCCCGCTTCCGTCAAGCGCGCTCCGGGCCTTCCGGTGGAGCTCGCCGTCGATGTGGTCGGCAACGACGATCCGCCCGCCGATGTGGCCGCCTTCGGCCTGGGCCGCGGCTGGATGCTGCTGGGCGCGCTCGCCGTCGGCGGGCTGCTCGCGGGGTTGCTGTGGGGCTGGCTGGCCCGCTGGCGTGTCACCGTCTGGAGGTCCAACTGA
- a CDS encoding histidine kinase, whose product MLAVGTPGPRLDELTRTLVSTGHEVSHAEPGDVSRQMRQSPPDAIVALDGADDGLDLIREVRAVPAGRALPLLMVTSDPGPAGVADMLRGGADDCLPDSSDPVELSARIEAKLRRVPVPVENLLLDPRTGLYSQPHFLGELDRELKRVDDSRVGGVVAMVGVAEIAALEARLGPRVRREVAERLAGVAEKLGGVCDRLGWDDDGHLLMLMPGVDEDTARGELQRFANAVAGTRFVVADENVRLTPAIGWTPLADCPDRAQAVANSRNAVEESIRHRDLRPVKYAAWMRGSHRRRRRPLATALRTLLSALSPILVLLFGVGIPFVFYQQMYELGWDVGSAAYWVVVSGLVLSAAMIVLECLFSLDAKPRPEQPAQPYPPASAVIAAYLPNEAATIVDTIESFLRLDYPNELEIVLAYNTPHPMPVEETLREMARRDPRLVLMPVAGSTSKAQNVNAAVTRVRGEFVGIFDADHHPVPDAFQHAWHWLSHGYDVVQGHCVIRNGESSWVSKLVGVEFEAIYAVSHPGRTRLYTFGVFGGSNGFWRTDLLARTRMHGTMLTEDIDSSMRALHEGARIATDRTLISRELAPTTLKALWNQRSRWAQGWLQVSLKYLWRGLRSPAFTARQKAGLLVLLGWREIQPWLTLQILPVLLYSAWRAGGVDQLDWAVPVCLLATLFTLSAGLVQALFAWRLAVPELRRRRAWFWRYLLVSTFFYSHFKNIVARQSLLKEVLRDRQWRVTPRPGEKAVKRT is encoded by the coding sequence GTGCTGGCGGTCGGCACACCGGGCCCCAGACTCGATGAGCTGACCCGGACACTCGTCTCGACCGGGCATGAGGTGAGCCATGCGGAGCCCGGCGACGTCAGCCGTCAGATGCGGCAATCCCCTCCGGACGCGATCGTCGCCCTGGACGGCGCCGACGACGGGCTGGACCTGATACGCGAGGTCCGCGCCGTGCCCGCGGGACGGGCGCTTCCCCTGCTCATGGTCACCTCCGACCCCGGCCCCGCCGGCGTCGCCGACATGCTGCGCGGCGGCGCCGACGACTGCCTGCCGGACAGCTCCGACCCCGTCGAGCTCTCCGCCCGGATCGAGGCCAAGCTGCGCCGGGTCCCGGTCCCCGTCGAGAACCTGCTGCTCGACCCGCGCACCGGCCTGTACTCCCAGCCCCACTTCCTGGGCGAACTCGACCGGGAACTCAAGCGGGTCGACGACAGCCGCGTCGGTGGTGTCGTCGCCATGGTCGGGGTCGCCGAGATAGCCGCCCTCGAAGCCCGGCTCGGGCCGCGGGTGCGCCGTGAGGTCGCCGAACGTCTCGCCGGAGTGGCGGAGAAGCTGGGCGGCGTCTGCGACCGGCTCGGCTGGGACGACGACGGCCATCTGCTGATGCTGATGCCCGGTGTGGACGAGGACACCGCGCGCGGTGAACTCCAGAGGTTCGCCAACGCCGTGGCCGGGACCCGCTTCGTGGTCGCCGACGAGAACGTACGGCTGACCCCGGCGATCGGATGGACCCCGCTGGCCGACTGCCCGGACCGCGCCCAGGCCGTCGCCAACTCCCGCAACGCGGTCGAGGAATCGATCCGCCACCGTGATCTGCGGCCGGTCAAGTACGCGGCGTGGATGCGCGGCAGCCACCGCCGCCGTCGCCGTCCGCTGGCCACCGCGCTCCGCACCCTGCTGTCGGCGCTCTCGCCCATCCTGGTGCTTCTCTTCGGCGTGGGCATCCCCTTCGTCTTCTACCAGCAGATGTACGAGCTGGGCTGGGACGTCGGCTCGGCCGCCTACTGGGTCGTGGTGTCCGGGCTGGTGCTCTCCGCCGCGATGATCGTGCTGGAGTGCCTCTTCTCGCTCGACGCCAAACCCCGGCCCGAACAGCCCGCACAGCCGTATCCGCCGGCCAGTGCCGTCATCGCCGCCTATCTGCCCAATGAGGCCGCGACCATCGTCGACACCATCGAGTCCTTTCTGCGCCTGGACTACCCCAACGAGCTGGAGATCGTGCTCGCGTACAACACGCCGCACCCCATGCCCGTCGAGGAGACCCTGCGCGAGATGGCCCGCCGCGACCCGCGGCTGGTGCTGATGCCGGTGGCGGGCAGCACCTCCAAGGCGCAGAACGTCAACGCCGCCGTCACCCGGGTGCGCGGTGAGTTCGTCGGCATCTTCGACGCCGACCACCACCCGGTACCCGACGCCTTCCAGCACGCCTGGCACTGGCTCTCCCATGGCTACGACGTGGTCCAGGGCCACTGTGTGATCCGCAACGGCGAGAGCTCCTGGGTCTCCAAGCTGGTGGGCGTGGAGTTCGAGGCCATCTACGCCGTCAGCCACCCCGGCCGGACCCGGCTCTACACCTTCGGCGTCTTCGGCGGCTCCAACGGCTTCTGGCGCACCGATCTGCTCGCCAGGACCCGGATGCACGGCACGATGCTCACCGAGGACATCGACTCCTCGATGCGCGCCCTGCACGAGGGCGCCCGGATCGCCACCGACCGCACGCTCATCTCGCGCGAACTGGCGCCCACCACCCTCAAGGCGCTGTGGAACCAGCGGTCGCGCTGGGCCCAGGGCTGGCTCCAGGTGTCGCTGAAATACCTGTGGCGCGGGCTGCGCTCCCCGGCCTTCACCGCCCGCCAGAAGGCGGGGCTGCTGGTGCTGCTGGGCTGGCGTGAGATCCAGCCGTGGCTGACCCTGCAGATCCTGCCCGTGCTGCTGTACTCGGCGTGGCGGGCGGGCGGAGTGGACCAGCTCGACTGGGCGGTGCCGGTCTGCCTGCTGGCCACCTTGTTCACCCTGTCCGCCGGGCTGGTCCAGGCGCTGTTCGCATGGCGGCTCGCGGTGCCCGAACTGCGCCGCCGCAGGGCGTGGTTCTGGCGGTATCTGCTGGTGTCCACCTTCTTCTACAGCCACTTCAAGAACATCGTGGCCCGTCAGTCGCTCCTCAAGGAGGTGCTGCGGGACCGCCAGTGGCGGGTCACCCCGCGGCCCGGTGAGAAGGCGGTGAAGCGGACATGA
- a CDS encoding TerD-family protein codes for MTGLNKGLRKIEVALKWDPSPAGEPPHDLDIVAGTYRAADPYGEPAYLVHFDSRSPDGTINLNRDSRTGQGFGVDESMTLELERLSSEYSRVVVGIVIQRSSGRKTFGDVPNTSVRILNGYTELITSDFTGVSGATAATVAVFTRDESGEWGMQSAIRGFDTDPEDFGRLMGQDYS; via the coding sequence GTGACTGGTCTCAACAAGGGGCTTCGGAAAATCGAGGTGGCGCTCAAGTGGGATCCGAGTCCCGCTGGTGAGCCGCCCCATGATCTCGACATCGTGGCGGGGACGTACCGCGCCGCCGATCCGTACGGTGAGCCCGCGTATCTCGTCCACTTCGACAGCCGCTCACCGGACGGCACCATCAACCTCAACAGGGACAGCCGCACCGGTCAGGGCTTTGGCGTCGACGAGTCCATGACCCTCGAACTCGAACGGCTGTCGTCCGAATACTCGCGGGTGGTCGTCGGGATAGTCATCCAGCGGAGCTCGGGACGGAAGACGTTCGGAGATGTCCCGAACACCAGCGTCCGGATTCTCAACGGATACACCGAGCTGATTACGAGCGACTTCACCGGTGTCTCTGGAGCCACTGCCGCCACGGTGGCGGTATTCACCCGGGACGAGTCGGGGGAATGGGGAATGCAGAGCGCTATTCGTGGATTCGACACGGATCCCGAAGACTTTGGGCGGCTCATGGGCCAGGACTATTCCTGA
- a CDS encoding ABC transporter ATP-binding protein: MDLRKTRLRGRRLAAAVAAAAVLAGAGTWAAAASDDRPAVHRQDRVLDMPGARIDTSYFTSGTGRRPAVLLAHGFGGSKDDVRDRAEELARDGYAVLTWSARGFGRSTGKIGLNDPEHEVADARRLIDWLAKRPEVRLDGQGDPRVGVAGASYGGAISLLAAGYDRRVDAIAPEITYWNLADALFPNGVYKKLWTGLFFTTGSADLTQAQGGQEDANGGGGAGGGMGQSGPGGANGGAGQGAQADPGDANGSGDESGGKALGGQGCGRFEKRLCEMYERVAVAGKPDAAARRLLEARSPSAVAGRIKVPTLILQGQADSLFPLGQADEMAKSIRAAGAPVAVDWTAGGHDGGDRETSRVAARTRAWFDRYLKGDKGTDTGPAFRISRTGGIDTTNGAVQLRGATGDRYPGLGDGTRKVALPGREQSFANPPGAGPPSISTVPGVAGLSQASSLGVGLSLDVPGQFARFDSARLDRPLRITGSPEVKVRVKADTDDAVLFAKVYDVGPDGQQVLPEQLVTPLRVTGAKQGRTVTVRLPAVDHELIAGHRLRLVIASTDLGYASPTEPATYTVGLVDGGLTVPTAPAVHTQPAPLPAWVWGLPLAAAVVALALVLTGRRRTATPAPDPELAEVPLQITGLSKRYAKSADRYAVRELSFRVEKGQVLGLLGPNGAGKTTTLRMLMGLIAPDEGEIRVFGQAIRPGAPVLSRVGAFVEGAGFLPHLTGSANLELYWRATGRPAADAHIEEALEIAGLGSALERAVRTYSQGMRQRLAIAQAMLGLPDLLILDEPTNGLDPPQIREMREVMIRYAAEGRTVIVSSHLLAEVEQSCTHLVVMDRGRLIQAGPVGEITGNGGSVLVGHDGELSEAHIDKVNTLPGIVSAARTADGLLVQIDGTTPARLLAELVRLEIPVTSFGPNRRLEDAFLTLIAGGSA, encoded by the coding sequence ATGGATCTCCGAAAGACCCGGCTGCGAGGCCGGCGCCTGGCCGCCGCCGTGGCCGCCGCGGCCGTCCTCGCGGGCGCGGGCACCTGGGCGGCCGCCGCCTCCGACGACCGGCCGGCCGTGCACCGCCAGGACCGCGTGCTGGACATGCCGGGCGCGCGTATCGACACCTCCTACTTCACCTCGGGCACCGGCCGCAGGCCCGCGGTCCTGCTCGCCCACGGCTTCGGCGGCAGCAAGGACGACGTACGCGACCGGGCGGAGGAGCTGGCCCGCGACGGATACGCCGTGCTCACCTGGTCGGCGCGTGGATTCGGCAGGTCCACGGGGAAGATCGGGCTGAACGACCCGGAGCATGAGGTGGCCGATGCCCGGCGGCTGATCGACTGGCTGGCGAAACGCCCCGAGGTGCGGCTCGACGGCCAGGGCGACCCCCGGGTGGGCGTCGCCGGCGCCTCCTACGGCGGGGCGATCTCCCTGCTCGCCGCCGGATACGACCGCCGGGTGGATGCCATCGCGCCCGAGATCACCTACTGGAACCTCGCCGACGCGCTCTTCCCGAACGGTGTCTACAAAAAGCTCTGGACCGGGCTGTTCTTCACCACCGGCTCGGCCGACCTCACCCAGGCCCAGGGCGGCCAGGAGGATGCGAACGGCGGGGGAGGAGCGGGCGGCGGAATGGGCCAGTCGGGCCCGGGAGGCGCGAACGGCGGGGCGGGCCAGGGAGCCCAGGCGGACCCGGGAGACGCGAACGGTTCGGGGGACGAGAGCGGCGGGAAGGCCCTGGGAGGCCAGGGCTGCGGTCGCTTCGAGAAGCGGCTGTGCGAGATGTACGAGCGGGTCGCGGTCGCCGGAAAGCCCGACGCCGCCGCCCGACGGCTGCTCGAGGCCCGCAGCCCCTCCGCCGTGGCCGGCCGGATCAAGGTCCCCACGCTGATCCTCCAGGGACAGGCCGACTCCCTCTTCCCCCTCGGCCAGGCCGATGAGATGGCGAAGTCGATCCGGGCCGCCGGGGCGCCGGTGGCCGTCGACTGGACGGCCGGAGGACATGACGGCGGCGACCGCGAGACCTCGCGGGTGGCGGCGCGCACCCGTGCCTGGTTCGACCGCTATCTCAAGGGCGACAAGGGCACCGACACCGGGCCCGCCTTCCGGATCAGCCGCACCGGCGGCATCGACACCACCAACGGCGCGGTCCAGCTGCGCGGCGCCACCGGCGACCGCTACCCGGGCCTGGGCGACGGCACCCGGAAGGTGGCACTGCCCGGACGCGAGCAGTCGTTCGCCAACCCGCCCGGGGCGGGGCCGCCCTCCATCTCCACGGTGCCGGGCGTGGCCGGGCTGTCCCAGGCGTCCTCGCTCGGCGTCGGCCTCTCCCTCGACGTCCCGGGCCAGTTCGCGCGGTTCGACTCGGCGCGGCTGGACCGGCCCCTGCGGATCACCGGATCGCCCGAGGTGAAGGTGCGGGTCAAGGCCGACACGGACGACGCCGTCCTGTTCGCCAAGGTCTACGACGTGGGGCCGGACGGGCAGCAGGTGCTGCCCGAGCAACTGGTCACGCCGCTGCGCGTCACCGGCGCGAAGCAGGGCCGTACCGTCACCGTCCGGCTGCCCGCCGTCGACCACGAGCTCATCGCGGGCCATCGGCTGCGGCTCGTCATCGCCTCCACCGATCTCGGCTACGCCTCCCCGACCGAGCCCGCCACCTACACGGTCGGGCTCGTGGACGGCGGCCTGACGGTTCCCACCGCACCCGCGGTGCACACCCAGCCCGCCCCGCTGCCCGCCTGGGTGTGGGGGCTGCCGCTCGCCGCGGCCGTGGTGGCGCTCGCGCTGGTGCTGACCGGCAGGCGGCGTACGGCCACTCCCGCGCCCGACCCCGAACTGGCCGAGGTGCCCCTGCAGATCACCGGTCTCAGCAAGCGCTACGCCAAGTCCGCCGACCGCTACGCGGTACGCGAGCTGTCCTTCCGCGTCGAGAAGGGGCAGGTGCTCGGGCTCCTCGGGCCCAACGGCGCGGGCAAGACCACCACCTTGCGCATGCTGATGGGGCTCATCGCCCCCGACGAGGGCGAGATCCGGGTCTTCGGCCAGGCCATCAGGCCCGGCGCCCCCGTGCTCTCCCGCGTCGGCGCCTTCGTCGAGGGGGCGGGCTTCCTGCCGCATCTGACCGGCAGCGCCAACCTGGAGCTGTACTGGCGGGCCACCGGCCGCCCCGCCGCCGACGCCCATATCGAGGAGGCCCTGGAGATCGCGGGCCTGGGCAGCGCGCTGGAGCGTGCGGTGCGCACCTACTCCCAGGGCATGCGGCAGCGGCTCGCCATCGCCCAGGCCATGCTGGGCCTGCCCGATCTGCTGATCCTCGACGAACCGACCAACGGCCTCGACCCGCCACAGATCCGCGAGATGCGTGAGGTGATGATCCGGTACGCCGCCGAGGGACGCACGGTGATCGTTTCCAGCCATCTCCTGGCGGAGGTCGAGCAGTCCTGCACCCACCTGGTCGTCATGGACCGCGGCCGGCTCATCCAGGCGGGCCCGGTCGGCGAGATCACCGGCAACGGCGGCAGTGTGCTGGTGGGCCACGACGGCGAGCTGAGCGAGGCCCACATCGACAAGGTGAACACGCTGCCCGGTATCGTCTCCGCCGCCCGCACCGCCGACGGACTGCTCGTCCAGATCGACGGGACCACCCCGGCGCGGCTGCTCGCCGAACTGGTGCGGCTGGAGATCCCGGTGACCAGCTTCGGGCCCAACCGGCGCCTGGAAGACGCCTTCTTGACGCTGATTGCAGGAGGATCCGCGTGA